The following are from one region of the Stanieria cyanosphaera PCC 7437 genome:
- a CDS encoding HD-GYP domain-containing protein produces MNQISGLRSTNINFSAVNHSNYASARILVIDDHPLSRMTAVDLLSLDGYEVLEADGESPIVDFVIEHKPDLVLLDVMMSYLDGFEICRQLKQDERINGIPIILMAVADNREYRRKGVEVGSDDFLIKPLDRFELATRVKSLIQQKRLNEGLDQTEQVLFSIAKAVESRSSDSGSCARIASLAQAFGEYLQLSEAEINNLVFAAHLHDIGTIAIPDAVMLKKGELTANETDLIRQHVLIGEKICQPLRNRRGVLPIIRNHHERWDGSGYPDGLVGKEIPYLAQIFQILDIYDALTSDRPHKQAYTPAQAIEIITEETSKGWRNPKIAEAFTAFVQTTMQHQN; encoded by the coding sequence ATGAATCAAATATCTGGCTTACGGTCCACTAATATTAATTTTTCTGCGGTGAATCATTCTAATTATGCTTCGGCTAGGATATTAGTTATTGATGATCATCCTCTTAGTCGTATGACCGCAGTAGATCTGTTGTCATTGGATGGTTATGAAGTACTAGAAGCAGACGGAGAATCTCCAATTGTCGATTTTGTCATTGAACACAAACCAGACTTAGTTCTGCTTGATGTCATGATGTCTTATTTAGATGGCTTTGAGATTTGTCGGCAATTAAAACAAGACGAGCGAATTAACGGTATACCAATTATTTTGATGGCGGTAGCAGATAATCGAGAATATCGTCGCAAAGGAGTAGAAGTTGGTAGCGATGATTTTCTGATCAAACCTTTAGACCGTTTTGAACTCGCTACTAGAGTCAAATCCTTAATTCAGCAAAAACGCCTTAATGAAGGTTTGGATCAAACTGAACAAGTATTGTTTTCTATTGCTAAAGCGGTAGAAAGTCGTTCTTCGGATAGTGGTTCTTGTGCAAGAATTGCCTCATTAGCCCAAGCTTTCGGCGAATATTTACAACTTTCCGAAGCAGAAATCAATAATTTGGTTTTTGCTGCTCACCTTCACGATATTGGCACAATTGCTATTCCTGATGCAGTGATGCTTAAAAAAGGCGAATTAACAGCCAACGAAACGGATTTAATTCGTCAACACGTTTTGATTGGTGAAAAAATCTGTCAACCCCTCAGAAACCGTCGTGGAGTCTTACCCATTATTCGCAATCATCACGAACGCTGGGATGGTAGTGGTTATCCAGATGGTTTAGTAGGTAAAGAAATTCCTTATTTAGCACAAATATTTCAAATTTTAGATATTTATGACGCTTTAACCAGCGATCGCCCTCATAAACAAGCTTACACTCCTGCTCAAGCGATAGAAATTATTACAGAGGAAACTAGTAAAGGCTGGCGAAATCCCAAAATTGCTGAGGCATTTACCGCTTTTGTGCAAACTACAATGCAGCATCAAAACTAA
- a CDS encoding LCP family protein yields MSVRKAYQSTPSGRQYKPRIKPRSQKLKRGRAVLIGIGLTGLSVVSAVAGAILAISWSVSSPLQQTELTPQQKAVFSQEETVAQRNLTVPELSRPVNILVLGIKVLTSDIDDSLSEEAGYHALVNSFDGLSDTMLLLRFDPERQKLTVLSIPRDTKVNLEGHGEQKINIANDFGGPALTAAAVSELLGGINIDRYVRVNVQGVEKLIDALGGVTVDVPKDMKYNDFSQHLYIDLKKGRQHLDGDKAVQFLRFRYDAYGDISRVQRQQMLMRSVVEQTLQPATIFKIPEILSVIQSHIDTNLTVKELMALGDFASGTKRSDVQMLMLPGDFSGDGRTGVSYWLPNENRIQQLVTEHFDVVTSDYQLTEGYQDYSNARVAIQDSINNPEAEQAMVNSLRQAGYTRVYVSEAWHEPLAETKIIAQGGNDRAATSLRRSLGLGEVLIESTGVLDSDVTIQIGQDWQTYQNNLENKVYSDDVVNHL; encoded by the coding sequence GTGTCAGTAAGAAAAGCTTATCAATCTACTCCTTCTGGAAGACAATATAAACCGAGAATTAAACCTCGTTCTCAAAAGTTAAAACGAGGACGCGCTGTTTTAATTGGCATAGGTTTAACAGGATTATCGGTGGTTTCTGCTGTAGCTGGAGCTATTTTAGCAATTAGTTGGTCGGTATCTTCGCCTCTACAACAAACTGAACTAACACCACAACAAAAAGCAGTGTTCAGTCAAGAAGAAACTGTCGCTCAAAGAAATTTGACAGTACCTGAATTGTCCCGTCCTGTCAATATTCTGGTTTTGGGTATTAAAGTTCTTACTTCGGATATTGACGATTCTTTATCAGAAGAAGCTGGATATCATGCTTTGGTTAATTCTTTTGATGGTTTGAGCGATACGATGTTATTGCTGCGCTTCGATCCAGAAAGACAAAAATTAACAGTGCTATCTATTCCCCGCGATACCAAAGTTAATTTAGAAGGACATGGGGAACAAAAAATTAATATTGCTAATGATTTTGGTGGACCTGCTTTAACCGCAGCAGCAGTTAGCGAGTTATTGGGGGGTATAAACATTGATCGTTATGTGCGAGTTAATGTCCAAGGAGTAGAAAAGTTGATTGACGCTTTGGGAGGAGTCACAGTTGATGTACCCAAAGACATGAAATATAACGATTTCAGTCAGCATCTTTATATCGATCTCAAAAAAGGTAGACAGCATCTGGATGGAGATAAAGCCGTACAGTTTTTACGTTTCCGCTATGATGCTTATGGGGATATTTCTAGAGTACAACGACAACAAATGTTAATGCGATCGGTTGTAGAACAGACATTACAACCTGCTACTATTTTTAAAATTCCCGAAATACTTTCCGTAATTCAATCTCATATTGATACAAATCTTACGGTCAAAGAATTGATGGCCTTAGGAGATTTTGCTAGTGGCACTAAAAGAAGTGACGTGCAAATGCTGATGTTGCCTGGTGATTTTAGTGGCGATGGTAGAACAGGTGTTAGTTATTGGTTACCGAATGAAAACCGTATTCAACAATTAGTGACTGAACATTTTGATGTGGTTACTAGTGATTATCAGTTAACCGAAGGATATCAAGACTATAGTAATGCTAGAGTAGCAATTCAAGATAGTATTAATAATCCCGAAGCTGAACAAGCAATGGTAAATAGCTTAAGACAAGCTGGTTATACTAGGGTTTATGTGAGTGAAGCTTGGCATGAACCACTAGCAGAAACAAAAATTATTGCTCAAGGGGGAAACGATCGCGCTGCTACCTCTCTTCGTCGTAGTCTAGGTTTAGGAGAGGTTTTAATAGAGAGTACTGGTGTTTTAGATTCAGATGTGACCATTCAAATTGGTCAGGATTGGCAGACTTATCAAAATAATCTAGAAAACAAAGTTTATTCTGATGATGTAGTTAATCATCTTTAG
- a CDS encoding molybdenum cofactor guanylyltransferase, whose product MKKDFRQITTAIVLAGGQSSRMGKDKALLTISNSSLLNQICTLAQQCASQVYIVTPWKEKYEPIVPTGCTFIQETLLSPNHDSNSPLIGFVQGLEQVKQEWVLLLACDLPRLTSTEVKQWYNYLPEIPENAIALVPRHPAGWWEPLAGFYRRSCLSLLKEYLAQGGKSFQGFLNQHCVAQLPISDWQILFNCNTPEELEIIKLELQ is encoded by the coding sequence ATGAAAAAAGATTTTAGGCAAATTACTACCGCTATTGTGTTGGCAGGTGGTCAAAGTTCGCGGATGGGAAAGGATAAAGCATTGCTAACCATTAGCAATAGTAGCTTACTAAATCAAATTTGTACTCTAGCTCAACAATGTGCCAGTCAAGTATATATTGTTACTCCTTGGAAAGAAAAATATGAACCTATTGTTCCCACTGGATGCACATTTATTCAAGAAACTTTGCTATCTCCAAATCATGATTCTAATAGTCCTTTAATTGGTTTTGTCCAAGGATTAGAACAGGTAAAACAAGAATGGGTATTATTGCTTGCTTGTGACCTACCTCGATTAACTTCTACTGAGGTCAAACAATGGTATAATTACTTACCAGAAATCCCTGAAAATGCGATCGCTCTTGTTCCTCGTCATCCCGCTGGTTGGTGGGAGCCTTTAGCAGGTTTTTATCGCCGTAGCTGTTTATCTTTATTGAAAGAGTATCTTGCTCAAGGTGGTAAATCTTTTCAAGGTTTTTTAAATCAACATTGTGTAGCTCAATTACCAATTAGCGACTGGCAAATATTGTTTAATTGTAACACTCCTGAAGAGCTAGAGATTATAAAATTAGAGCTACAATAA
- a CDS encoding tRNA (5-methylaminomethyl-2-thiouridine)(34)-methyltransferase MnmD, with the protein MNDNSLIPQETEDGSYTFFSDEFNEAFHSHYGAKLEAEVKFVEPTQLKIKAQQLSTIHLLDICYGLGYNTAAALDAIWSINPYCRVELIGLELNPVVPQNAIAFQLLSSWHEPIPQLLTELATTQQVNHQFFQAKLLLGDARTTIKQILQQQWQADAIFLDPFSPPKCPQLWTVEFLNLVAHCLKPTGRLASYSCAAAFRNALSLAGLKFGSTTSVGRKAPGTVANFSGEDLPLISLFEQEHLQTRAAIPYRDPTLADVASQIRQRRKQEQQSSTLESTSQWKKRWLKSINFSCQSVILTN; encoded by the coding sequence ATGAACGACAATTCTTTAATTCCTCAAGAAACTGAAGATGGTTCTTATACTTTCTTTTCAGATGAATTTAATGAAGCTTTTCATTCTCACTACGGAGCTAAACTAGAAGCCGAAGTTAAATTTGTCGAACCAACTCAACTAAAAATCAAAGCCCAACAATTATCTACTATTCATCTACTCGATATTTGTTATGGTCTTGGCTATAATACTGCTGCTGCCTTAGACGCTATTTGGTCAATTAATCCTTATTGTCGAGTAGAATTAATTGGTTTAGAACTAAATCCTGTAGTTCCTCAAAATGCGATCGCATTTCAACTTCTATCTTCTTGGCACGAGCCTATTCCTCAACTACTAACAGAATTAGCAACAACTCAACAAGTTAATCATCAATTTTTCCAAGCCAAACTCTTACTAGGAGATGCCAGAACTACAATTAAGCAAATTCTGCAACAGCAATGGCAAGCTGACGCTATTTTTCTTGACCCTTTTTCACCGCCAAAATGTCCGCAATTATGGACAGTAGAATTTTTAAATTTAGTTGCTCATTGTTTAAAACCTACAGGTAGACTAGCTAGTTATTCTTGTGCAGCAGCCTTCCGTAATGCCTTATCTTTAGCTGGTTTAAAATTCGGCTCTACTACTAGTGTAGGCAGAAAAGCCCCTGGAACGGTAGCTAATTTTTCGGGAGAGGATTTACCTTTGATCTCGCTTTTTGAACAAGAACATCTCCAAACTCGCGCAGCTATTCCCTATCGCGATCCTACCCTTGCAGATGTTGCCTCACAAATTCGACAAAGAAGAAAACAAGAACAACAAAGCAGTACACTTGAATCAACAAGCCAATGGAAAAAACGTTGGTTGAAATCAATTAATTTTTCATGCCAGTCAGTAATTTTAACTAATTAA
- the recJ gene encoding single-stranded-DNA-specific exonuclease RecJ: MTNIPKQRWQIAPTQSDLVQQISQSTNLLPIVSQVVVNRGIDTTQLAHLYVEPESQNLPSPLEEFLDLAVSVELLCQAIASGEKIAICGDYDADGMTSTALLLRALKHLGADVDYAIPSRMKDGYGINNRIVEEFAATDVGLILTVDNGISAYEPILHAVELGLTVIITDHHDLPEKLPPADAILNPKLLSETSPYRGLAGVGVAYILAVATAQSLGQLKGLTNQILELFTLGTIADLAPLIGVNRRWLKRGLRQLPNSQLEGIQALMQVAGISEEQKQLKPDDIGFKLGPRINAVGRLADPQIVIELLTTDDSGIALERAMQCEQINRKRQELCEQIEQEAIWLVESTPILWQEARVLVVVKEDWHHGVIGIVASRLVERYGVPVFIGTYEEEDPSKIRGSARGIEEFNIFEALNYCQDLLGKYGGHKAAGGFSLAASNLESFQARLSEFAHQCLKIEHLKPLIKIDAQVKFEQISLPLYQQIESLQPWGIGNDVPVFWTANVLLKEQKIVGSNHLKLILQEENSDQELKAIAWRWKDYFPLPNRLDLAYKLKENNWQGNIAVELEIVGVRLPNIHQVFSEIKKAVFNYQGRSYACSWWLSLNELRIRNEQGKILAVEPGKNTGLLGTNRANAKQVDLTQPYFQELIQVAQIALDQAQKN; the protein is encoded by the coding sequence ATGACTAATATACCTAAGCAAAGATGGCAGATTGCGCCAACCCAATCAGATTTAGTTCAGCAAATCAGTCAATCAACAAATCTTTTGCCAATTGTTAGTCAAGTGGTTGTTAATCGCGGAATTGATACTACTCAATTAGCTCACTTATATGTTGAACCAGAATCTCAAAACTTACCTTCTCCGTTAGAGGAATTTCTTGATTTAGCCGTCAGTGTAGAGTTGCTGTGTCAAGCGATCGCATCAGGGGAAAAAATTGCGATTTGTGGTGATTATGATGCGGATGGGATGACTAGCACTGCTTTATTATTACGTGCCTTAAAGCATTTGGGAGCGGATGTTGATTATGCGATTCCCAGTCGGATGAAGGATGGTTATGGAATTAACAATCGAATTGTTGAGGAGTTTGCAGCTACGGATGTAGGTTTGATCTTAACAGTTGATAATGGTATTTCTGCTTATGAACCAATTCTGCACGCTGTGGAGTTAGGGTTGACAGTTATTATTACCGATCATCATGATTTGCCTGAAAAATTACCTCCTGCCGATGCTATTTTAAATCCTAAATTATTGTCAGAAACTTCTCCTTATCGAGGATTAGCAGGAGTAGGAGTAGCCTATATTTTAGCCGTAGCTACTGCCCAAAGTTTGGGGCAATTAAAAGGTTTAACTAATCAAATTTTAGAGTTATTTACGTTAGGAACAATTGCTGATTTAGCACCTTTAATTGGGGTGAATCGTCGCTGGTTGAAAAGAGGTTTGCGACAGTTACCTAATTCTCAATTAGAAGGTATTCAAGCTTTAATGCAAGTAGCAGGAATCAGTGAGGAACAAAAACAATTAAAACCAGATGATATTGGGTTTAAATTAGGGCCAAGAATTAATGCAGTGGGTAGACTTGCTGATCCACAAATTGTGATTGAATTATTAACAACTGATGATTCTGGAATTGCATTAGAGAGGGCAATGCAATGCGAACAAATCAATCGTAAACGTCAGGAATTATGCGAACAAATTGAACAAGAAGCGATTTGGTTAGTTGAATCGACACCGATACTTTGGCAAGAGGCAAGGGTATTAGTAGTTGTCAAAGAAGACTGGCATCATGGTGTGATTGGTATTGTTGCTTCTCGTTTGGTAGAACGTTATGGAGTACCCGTTTTTATCGGCACTTATGAAGAAGAAGATCCTTCTAAAATTCGGGGTTCGGCAAGAGGGATTGAGGAATTTAATATCTTTGAAGCTTTAAATTATTGTCAGGATTTATTAGGTAAATACGGGGGACATAAAGCAGCGGGAGGATTTAGTTTAGCTGCTAGTAATTTAGAATCTTTTCAAGCCAGGTTAAGTGAATTTGCTCATCAATGTTTAAAAATAGAACATCTAAAACCTTTAATTAAAATAGATGCGCAAGTTAAATTTGAGCAAATAAGTTTACCTTTGTATCAGCAGATTGAGAGTTTACAACCTTGGGGAATTGGGAATGATGTTCCTGTATTTTGGACAGCTAATGTTTTACTTAAAGAACAAAAAATTGTTGGCAGTAATCATCTCAAATTAATTTTACAAGAAGAAAATTCAGACCAAGAACTTAAAGCGATCGCCTGGCGTTGGAAAGATTATTTTCCTTTACCTAATCGTCTCGATCTTGCTTATAAATTAAAAGAAAACAATTGGCAAGGAAACATTGCTGTAGAGCTAGAAATAGTGGGAGTAAGATTACCAAATATTCATCAAGTTTTTTCTGAGATTAAAAAAGCAGTTTTTAATTATCAAGGTAGAAGTTATGCTTGCAGTTGGTGGTTGTCTTTGAATGAATTAAGAATTAGAAATGAACAAGGAAAAATCCTCGCGGTTGAACCAGGAAAAAACACGGGTTTACTGGGAACAAATAGAGCTAATGCAAAACAAGTTGATCTAACTCAACCTTATTTTCAAGAATTAATACAAGTTGCTCAGATAGCTTTAGATCAAGCTCAAAAAAATTAA